A stretch of Oncorhynchus mykiss isolate Arlee chromosome 12, USDA_OmykA_1.1, whole genome shotgun sequence DNA encodes these proteins:
- the LOC110537378 gene encoding ribonucleoside-diphosphate reductase large subunit, translated as MHVIKRDGRQERVMFDKITSRIQKLCYGLNSDFVDPTQITMKVIQGLYNGVTTVELDTLAAEIAATLTTKHPDYAILAARIAVSNLHKETKKVFSDVVEDLYNYVNPLNKRHSPMVAKETLDIVLENKDRLNSAIIFDRDFSYNFFGFKTLERSYLLKIDGKVAERPQHMLMRVAVGIHKTDIDAAIETYNLLSEKWFTHASPTLFNAGTNRPQLSSCFLLAMKDDSIEGIYDTLKQCALISKSAGGIGVAVSCIRATGSYIAGTNGNSNGLVPMLRVYNNTARYVDQGGNKRPGAFAMYLEPWHFDVFDFLDLKKNTGKEEQRARDLFYAMWIPDLFMKRVESNQDWSLMCPSDCPGLDECWGEEFENLYTRYEQEGRVKRVVKAQQVWHAIIESQTETGTPYMLYKDACNRKSNHQNLGTIKSSNLCTEIVEYTSHDEVAVCNLASIALNMYVTPEKTFDFNKLAYVTKVIVRNLNKIIEINYYPVIEAENSNKRHRPIGIGVQGLADAFILMRFPFESAEAQKLNTQIFETIYYASLESSCELAAELGPYQTYPGSPVSKGILQYDMWDKTPTDLWDWKLLKEKIAKHGVRNSLLLAPMPTASTAQILGNNESIEPYTSNIYTRRVLSGEFQIVNPHLLKDLTERGLWNEEMKNQLIGQNGSIQGIAEIPDDLKELYKTVWEISQKTILKMAADRGAFIDQSQSLNIHIAEPNYGKLTSMHFYGWKQGLKTGMYYLRTKPAANPIQFTLNKEKLKESLSVKNEEEIKELNRAAMVCSLENRDDCLMCGS; from the exons ATGCATGTGATAAAGCGAG ATGGGCGCCAAGAGCGTGTCATGTTTGACAAGATCACCTCCCGCATCCAGAAGCTGTGCTATGGACTCAACTCTGACTTTGTCGATCCA ACCCAGATCACCATGAAGGTCATCCAAGGTCTGTACAATGGGGTCACCACAGTGGAGCTGGACACGCTGGCTGCAGAGATCGCTGCCACACTCACCACCAAACACCCAGACTATGCCATCCTGGCTGCCCGCATCGCAGTCTCCAACCTGCACAAGGAGACCAAGAAGGTTTTCAGCG ATGTGGTGGAGGATCTATACAACTATGTCAACCCGCTAAACAAACGGCACTCTCCCATGGTCGCCAAGGAAACACTCGACATTGTCCTAGAAAACAAGGACCGCCTCAACTCGGCCATTATCTTTGACCGGGACTTCTCCTATAACTTCTTTGGATTCAAG ACACTTGAGCGGTCCTATTTGCTGAAAATTGATGGGAAAG TTGCTGAGCGACCACAGCACATGCTCATGAGGGTGGCAGTTGGGATTCATAAGACTGACATTGATGCTGCCATCGAGACTTACAACCTGCTGTCAGAGAAGTGGTTCACCCACGCTTCCCCCACACTCTTCAatgctggcaccaaccgcccacAGCTGTCTAG CTGTTTCCTGCTGGCCATGAAGGACGACAGCATCGAGGGCATCTACGACACCCTGAAGCAGTGTGCCCTAATCTCAAAATCAGCAGGGGGCATCGGAGTGGCAGTCAGCTGCATCAGAGCCACGGGCAGCTACATCGCTGGG ACAAATGGCAATTCCAATGGGCTTGTTCCCATGCTCCGAGTGTACAACAACACAGCACGCTACGTGGACCAGGGAGGCAACAAG AGACCTGGTGCGTTTGCCATGTACCTGGAGCCGTGGCACTTTGATGTGTTTGACTTCTTGGACCTGAAGAAGAACACGGGGAAGGAAGAGCAGAGGGCCAGAGATCTGTTCTACGCCATGTGGATCCCTGACCTCTTTATGAAGAGAGTGGAGAGCAACCAG GACTGGTCCCTGATGTGCCCCAGTGACTGCCCTGGACTGGACGAGTGCTGGGGGGAGGAGTTTGAGAATCTCTATACCAG GTATGAGCAAGAGGGTCGTGTGAAGCGGGTGGTAAAGGCCCAACAGGTGTGGCACGCCATCATTGAGTCCCAGACTGAGACGGGCACCCCCTACATGCTCTACAAGGACGCCTGCAACAGGAAAAGTAACCATCAGAACCTGGGAACCATCAAGTCCAGTAACCTCTGTACCGAGATTGTAGAGTACACAAGCCATGATGAG GTGGCAGTGTGTAACCTGGCGTCAATCGCCCTCAACATGTACGTCACCCCAGAGAAAACATTTGACTTCAACAAGCTGGCCTATGTCACCAAGGTCATCGTTAGGAACCTCAACAAGATCATCGAGATCAACTACTACCCTGTGATCGAG GCTGAGAACTCCAACAAGCGCCACAGGCCCATTGGTATTGGTGTCCAGGGTCTGGCTGATGCCTTCATTCTGATGCGTTTCCCCTTTGAGAGTGCTGAGGCCCAAAAGCTCAACACTCAGATATTTGAGACCATCTACTACGCTTCTCTGGAGTCCAGCTGTGAGCTGGCTGCTGAGCTTGGTCCCTACCAAACCTACCCAGGCTCCCCTGTCAGCAAAGGA ATCCTTCAGTATGACATGTGGGACAAAACCCCAACTGACCTGTGGGACTGGAAACTTCTCAAGGAAAAGATTGCCAA GCATGGTGTCAGGAACAGTTTGCTGCTGGCCCCTATGCCCACCGCCTCCACAGCCCAGATCCTGGGCAACAATGAGTCCATCGAGCCCTACACCAGTAACATTTACACCCGCAGAGTCCTCTCTGGGGAGTTCCAG ATTGTGAACCCCCACCTGTTGAAGGACCTAACAGAGCGAGGGCTGTGGAACGAGGAGATGAAAAACCAGCTGATTGGTCAGAACGGATCCATCCAG GGCATTGCTGAGATCCCAGATGACCTGAAGGAGCTGTATAAGACTGTGTGGGAGATCTCCCAGAAGACTATTCTGAAGATGGCTGCTGACCGCGGTGCCTTCATAGACCAGAGCCAGTCCCTCAACATCCACATCGCTGAGCCCAACTACGGCAAGCTCACCAGCATGCACTTCTACGGCTGGAAGCAG GGTCTGAAGACAGGCATGTACTACCTGAGGACCAAGCCTGCAGCCAACCCCATCCAGTTCACCTTGAACAAGGAGAAGCTGAAAGAGTCTCTGTCGGTTAAGAACGAGGAGGAGATCAAGGAGCTCAACAGAGCCGCTATGGTGTGTTCCCTGGAGAACCGTGACGACTGCCTGATGTGTGGCTCTTAG
- the LOC110536839 gene encoding short transient receptor potential channel 2-like gives MENLTPEQWREIVNKKMRFPLELISAIQEGNIVMVCGLLNTGDGIIRQLDDSEDRLWREALNLSIRLGNEETMDALLQGIKFDFRQIHEALLVAVDTNQPRVVKRLLDRLDQEKGNKMDVRSFSLAIFDHSIDDSQFAPGVTPLTLACQKDLYEIVTMLTQKGHIIPRPHKISCACLECRNGRQYDLLKFSLSRINTYRGIASRAYLSITSEDAMLSAFGLSRELRKLSKKEPEFKPQYLGLEELCQEFAVELLGMCRNQSEVTTILNSCGDESQDALDQQAFEEGIPNLTRLRLAVNRNQKQFVAHPICQQVLSSIWCGNLSGWRGSKTAWKLLVSVGIFFTMPLLCLVYWIAPKSKVGKILKIPVIKFLLHSASYMWFLITLLGESITMELYRDQFASRQQNILHSSFHMVWVVGFFWYECKEVWIEGLRSYFLDWWNCMDMMVLSMYLASFTLRVLIMLKGHFLCQAPDGTEECAYFTQTVRQDWHQEDPQLIAEVLFAVTSMLSFTRLAYILPAQESLGTLQISIGKMIDDMMRFMFILMIIGTAFLCGINNIYVPYVTQPYLGRFNETFRFLFWTMFGVANQDYVDMPEFVVAEFVGRILYGIFTLVIVIVLLNMLIAMITNSFQKIEDDADVEWKFARSKLYLSYFREGLTMPVPFNIIPSPKAFFYLIRGIFRQICCCCTLNSTPDYPPITSMSNGKEVDGGGSGENQIPYRQQVIRALVQRYIESERRKFEETKRKDVGNRITELNKVVGRLHAEMKAIMQVLVDSGQAAGDIPNTDGSSILGKYIMGAKNNFRGFDNRLDNKHTPLRVTVEVGQQGKVAEEKAGAVVMLDDKGMEVEHDRKVEIGKDGRTAMGLDKKVEMEEEANDGGMVVKQEVKVDVGLDGAEGTKQVGDMDVVKMEEGRADGRKGERRVEEVVKESEQNMENGGNGEVRVEEMVKETEHEMERRGNSDGKGEKGINKARTNEMVEKRVEGEASKAEVRMEVKDKGKKVDSSVDNTIRDKGVVGGDKTVNEMGGCGNEGKVDMGLEDVKEVERKVKAMELKEKRVVGKINVAERWNKGEGRAVEENVTERKAAKAGMVVVENTARAGVNILGEKVVPSPTGSSSSQDTGFGSQEGEGSINGGPMRPAYLSASSPD, from the exons ATGGAAAACCTCACA CCGGAGCAATGGCGGGAGATAGTGAACAAGAAGATGCGCTTCCCTCTGGAGCTGATCAGTGCCATCCAGGAGGGGAACATAGTGATGGTGTGTGGCCTGCTGAATACTGGTGACGGTATCATCCGCCAGCTGGACGACTCCGAGGACCGGCTGTGGAGAGAGGCCCTGAACCTGTCCATCCGCCTGGGCAACGAGGAGACCATGGACGCCCTCCTCCAGGGCATCAAGTTTGACTTTCGCCAGATCCATGAAGCTCTGCTGGTTGCCGTGGACACCAACCAGCCCCGCGTGGTGAAAAGGCTCCTCGACCGCCTGGACCAGGAGAAGGGCAACAAGATGGATGTGCGATCCTTCTCCCTGGCCATCTTCGACCACTCTATCGACGACTCGCAGTTCGCCCCAGGCGTGACCCCGCTGACGCTGGCCTGTCAGAAGGACCTGTATGAGATTGTCACCATGCTGACCCAGAAGGGCCACATCATCCCACGGCCACACAAGATCTCCTGTGCCTGTCTAGAGTGTAGGAACGGGCGACAGTATGACCTGCTGAAGTTCTCCCTGTCTCGCATCAACACCTACCGTGGCATTGCCAGCCGGGCCTACCTGTCCATCACCTCAGAGGACGCCATGCTCAGTGCCTTCGGTCTCAGCAGGGAGCTACGCAAACTCTCCAAGAAGGAACCCGAGTTCAAG cctcagTACTTGGGTCTGGAGGAGCTGTGCCAGGAGTTTGCGGTGGAGCTGCTGGGGATGTGCCGTAACCAGAGTGAGGTCACCACCATCCTGAACAGCTGTGGAGATGAAAGCCAGGACGCCCTTGACCAGCAGGCCTTCGAGGAGGGCATCCCCAACCTGACCCGCCTGAGGCTTGCCGTCAACCGCAACCAAAAACAG ttTGTAGCCCACCCTATCTGCCAGCAGGTGCTGTCTTCTATATGGTGTGGGAACCTGTCTGGCTGGAGAGGCAGCAAGACGGCCTGGAAGCTGCTGGTGTCTGTGGGGATCTTCTTCACCATGCCCCTCCTCTGCCTCGTCTACTGGATTGCACCCAAGTCCAAG GTGGGAAAGATACTGAAGATTCCGGTGATCAAGTTCCTTCTTCACTCTGCCTCCTACATGTGGTTCCTCATCACATTGTTGGGAGAGTCCATCACCATGGAGTTGTACAGAGATCAGTTTGCTTCGCGTCAGCAGAATATTCTGCACAGCTCATTCCACATGGTGTGGGTGGTCG GGTTCTTCTGGTATGAATGTAAGGAGGTGTGGATTGAAGGTCTGCGGAGCTACTTTCTGGACTGGTGGAACTGCATGGACATGATGGTGCTCAGCATGTACTTGGCCTCGTTCACTCTGCGTGTCCTCATCATGCTCAAAGGTCACTTCCTGTGCCAGGCCCCTGACGGGACTGAGGAGTGTGCCTACTTCACCCAGACTG TGCGCCAGGACTGGCATCAGGAGGACCCCCAGCTCATAGCTGAGGTACTGTTTGCAGTGACCAGTATGCTGAGCTTCACCCGCTTGGCCTACATCCTGCCTGCACAGGAGTCTCTGGGTACACTCCAGATCTCCATAGGGAAGATGATCGATGACATGATGAG GTTCATGTTCATATTGATGATTATTGGAACTGCTTTCCTCTGTGGTATCAATAACATCTATGTTCCTTATGTCACCCAACCATATCTTGGAAG GTTTAACGAGACCTTTCGTTTCCTGTTCTGGACCATGTTTGGGGTGGCCAACCAGGACTATGTGGACATGCCCGAGTTTGTGGTTGCAGAGTTTGTGGGCAGAATCCTTTACGGCATCTTCACCCTGGTGATTGTGATCGTGCTACTCAACATGCTCATTGCAATGATCACCAACTCCTTCCAGAAGATTGAG GATGATGCTGACGTTGAGTGGAAATTTGCCCGATCCAAGCTCTATCTGAGTTACTTCCGAGAAGGTCTCACTATGCCTGTCCCCTTCAACATCATCCCCTCACCTAAGGCCTTTTTCTACCTCATACG GGGTATTTTTCGTCAGATCTGCTGCTGTTGTACTTTGAACTCGACACCAGACTATCCCCCCATAACCTCCATG TCGAACGGGAAGGAGGTGGATGGTGGAGGGTCGGGGGAGAACCAGATACCTTATCGCCAGCAGGTGATACGGGCTCTGGTGCAGCGCTACATTGAGTCTGAACGTCGGAAGTTTGAGGAGACCAAGAGAAAAG ATGTGGGTAATCGGATCACAGAGCTAAACAAGGTGGTGGGCAGGCTGCATGCTGAGATGAAGGCCATCATGCAGGTTCTGGTGGACTCTGGCCAGGCTGCAGGAGACATCCCCAACACTGATGGCTCCTCCATCCTGGGGAAATACATAATGGGAGCCAAGAACAACTTCAGGGGGTTCGACAACAGGctggacaacaaacacacacctctACGGGTGACTGTGGAGGTGGGACAACAGGGAAAAGTAGCGGAAGAGAAGGCTGGAGCAGTGGTGATGCTAGATGACAAAGGGATGGAGGTGGAACACGACAGAAAGGTAGAAATAGGAAAGGATGGAAGGACAGCAATGGGACTAGACAAAAAAgtggagatggaagaggaggcaaatgatggagggatggtggtCAAACAGGAAGTAAAGGTGGATGTGGGGCTAGATGGAGCAGAGGGGACGAAACAGGTAGGAGACATGGATGTTGtgaagatggaggaggggagagctgatggaaggaagggagagagaagggtggaggaggtagTGAAGGAGTCAGAGCAGAACATGGAAAATGGAGGAAATGGAGAGGTAAGAGTGGAAGAAATGGTAAAGGAGACAGAGCACGAGATGGAAAGGAGAGGCAACAGTGACgggaagggggagaaggggatAAATAAGGCACGCACCAATGAGATGGTGGAGaaaagggtggagggagaggccAGTAAGGCAGAAGTAAGGATGGAAGTGAAAGACAAAGGGAAAAAGGTAGATAGCAGTGTGGATAATACAATCAGGGACAAAGGAGTTGTAGGAGGTGACAAAACAGTTAATGAAATGGGAGGATGTGGGAATGAAGGTAAAGTAGACATGGGATTGGAAGAtgtgaaagaggtagagaggaaggTCAAAGCGATGGAACTAAAGGAGAAAAGAGTGGTGGGGAAGATCAACGTGGCAGAGAGGTGGAATaagggggaggggagggcagTCGAGGAGAATGTGACTGAGAGGAAGGCTGCCAAGGCtggcatggtggtggtggagaatACTGCCAGGGCTGGGGTGAATATCCTGGGGGAGAAGGTGGTTCCTTCCCCGACCGGCAGCAGCAGCTCACAGGACACTGGCTTCGGCTCACAAGAAGGGGAGGGGTCCATTAATGGAGGACCAATGAGACCCGCATATCTGAGTGCATCATCTCCAGATTAG